A section of the Streptomyces sp. NBC_01591 genome encodes:
- a CDS encoding tyrosine-type recombinase/integrase → MSQENAPWQPRSFAAWASFFKNCRCTRQNRCAHPYVVRYRDGTGRQREETGFTTQQDALDRLTKVYNEKRHTPERQAASQRETGRHRFGPYAASWLTRQRHYTPGSVRTVDQVLKNQVLPVLESRRINTFTSTVIDDFIMSMEERSVGLGAQQNAYDTLKKILLDAYRRGGIAEDPFIGVVSPEYIPRKITIPTLDEIRALKEEGSEELRLVIDLMHGCGLRNGEAYAANLERLVADDVYRITEQIDGRTRRPARLKRRKPGEFHESPLPATVRDSVLTYAKNKGVDENGYLIRTQRSPHWGYSTMQYQWWSARKKAGITRKLNPYSLRHFFASNCLSKGVPITDVAEWMGHSNINMTFRIYRHLMPASVGRAARLLNEGL, encoded by the coding sequence ATGAGTCAGGAAAACGCACCATGGCAACCCCGCTCGTTCGCGGCATGGGCAAGCTTCTTCAAGAACTGCCGCTGCACCCGTCAAAACCGCTGTGCACATCCGTACGTCGTCCGATACCGCGACGGGACGGGCCGCCAGCGCGAAGAGACTGGGTTCACCACCCAGCAGGATGCCCTCGACCGTCTGACGAAGGTCTACAACGAGAAGCGCCACACACCAGAGCGGCAGGCCGCGTCCCAGCGCGAGACAGGTCGGCACCGATTCGGTCCGTACGCGGCCTCATGGCTGACCCGGCAGCGTCATTACACGCCTGGCAGCGTCCGTACGGTGGACCAGGTCCTGAAGAATCAGGTGCTCCCCGTCCTGGAATCCCGTCGGATCAACACGTTCACCTCGACGGTGATCGACGACTTCATCATGTCGATGGAAGAGCGGTCGGTCGGATTGGGCGCCCAGCAGAACGCCTACGACACCCTCAAGAAGATCTTGCTGGATGCCTATCGCCGCGGAGGTATAGCGGAGGACCCGTTTATTGGCGTCGTCTCCCCCGAGTACATCCCACGCAAGATCACCATCCCTACCTTGGACGAGATCCGCGCGCTCAAGGAGGAAGGGAGCGAGGAGCTGCGCTTGGTCATCGACCTCATGCACGGCTGCGGGCTACGCAACGGAGAAGCCTACGCCGCGAACCTGGAACGTCTTGTGGCTGACGACGTGTACCGCATCACCGAGCAGATCGATGGCAGGACACGCCGACCCGCGCGTCTCAAGCGCCGAAAGCCAGGAGAATTCCACGAGTCTCCACTGCCGGCCACCGTGCGCGACTCGGTTCTCACCTATGCAAAGAACAAGGGAGTGGACGAGAACGGTTATCTCATCCGCACACAACGATCCCCGCACTGGGGATACTCAACCATGCAGTACCAGTGGTGGTCAGCAAGGAAGAAGGCTGGCATCACCCGAAAGCTCAACCCGTATTCACTGCGACACTTCTTCGCCTCGAACTGCCTCTCCAAGGGTGTTCCGATCACCGACGTCGCAGAGTGGATGGGGCACAGCAACATCAACATGACTTTCAGGATCTACCGCCACCTCATGCCAGCCTCGGTAGGTCGGGCGGCTCGGCTCCTCAACGAGGGACTGTGA
- a CDS encoding TetR/AcrR family transcriptional regulator, producing the protein MVRAGLTTERVVVAAADLADSIGFDKVTISALARGFGVKDASLYSHVRNLHDLRTRVALLAAGEFIDRIGAAVAGRAGKDALVAFADAYRAFALERPGRYAATQMRVDPAIVAQSSAYHRTIETTGAMLRAYGLAEPDLTDAVRLLRSTFHGYCALEASGGFGAPRDVQTSWERSVEALHFLLEHWPSATGEKTNEGESDHG; encoded by the coding sequence ATGGTTCGCGCGGGTCTCACGACCGAACGCGTGGTGGTGGCTGCGGCCGATCTGGCCGACTCCATCGGCTTCGACAAGGTCACGATCTCCGCGCTGGCCCGCGGCTTCGGGGTCAAGGACGCCAGCCTGTATTCGCACGTCAGGAATCTGCACGACCTGCGTACCCGGGTCGCGCTGCTGGCCGCCGGAGAGTTCATCGACCGGATCGGCGCCGCCGTGGCGGGCCGGGCCGGGAAGGACGCCCTGGTCGCGTTCGCCGATGCCTACCGGGCCTTCGCGCTGGAGCGGCCCGGACGGTACGCGGCGACGCAGATGCGGGTCGACCCCGCGATCGTCGCCCAGTCGTCCGCGTACCACCGCACCATCGAGACCACCGGCGCGATGCTGCGTGCCTACGGCCTGGCAGAGCCCGATCTCACGGACGCGGTACGGCTGTTGCGCAGCACCTTCCACGGCTACTGCGCCCTGGAGGCGAGCGGGGGCTTCGGTGCGCCCCGCGATGTGCAGACGTCCTGGGAGCGGTCCGTCGAGGCCCTGCACTTCCTGCTGGAGCACTGGCCGTCCGCGACGGGTGAGAAGACGAACGAGGGGGAGAGCGACCATGGCTGA
- a CDS encoding alpha/beta fold hydrolase has protein sequence MADRTAPERTGRLKVPGATLYYEVRGEGPLLLLMPGGSADAGLYDRMAARLADRWTVAAFDPRGYSRSLLDGALADQQVAVQSEDAYRLIELLSPDDGPVAVFGSSSSAIVALDLLSRHPERLHRVVAHEPPLVELLPDPERGRKLFAAVRDSFRRDGEAAALATMTEGLTDPEAVPPAGGGHRAAAEPSAREAEAFRRMRANLPVFLEHVLCSFSGYVPDLAALERATEKLVIGVGEDSRTLLTAIPGVRLTDRAIGGLVEFPGGHTGCVEDPDAFAARLRAVLLDETHRGA, from the coding sequence ATGGCTGACCGCACGGCGCCGGAGCGCACGGGCCGCCTGAAGGTGCCCGGGGCGACGCTGTACTACGAGGTGCGCGGCGAAGGCCCGCTGCTGTTGCTGATGCCGGGCGGGAGCGCCGACGCGGGGCTCTACGACCGGATGGCGGCGCGGCTGGCCGACAGGTGGACCGTCGCGGCCTTCGACCCGCGCGGCTACTCGCGCAGCCTTCTCGACGGCGCGCTCGCGGACCAGCAGGTGGCGGTGCAGAGCGAGGACGCGTACCGGCTCATCGAGCTGCTGTCGCCGGACGACGGGCCGGTGGCCGTCTTCGGTTCCAGTTCGAGCGCGATCGTCGCCCTGGACCTGCTCTCCCGCCACCCGGAGCGGCTGCACCGAGTGGTCGCGCACGAACCGCCGTTGGTGGAACTGCTGCCCGATCCGGAACGGGGGCGGAAGCTCTTCGCGGCGGTACGCGACTCCTTCCGCAGGGACGGGGAGGCCGCGGCGCTGGCCACCATGACCGAGGGCCTGACGGACCCGGAGGCGGTGCCGCCGGCCGGGGGCGGGCACCGGGCGGCGGCCGAACCGTCCGCGCGGGAGGCCGAGGCGTTCCGGCGGATGCGGGCCAACCTTCCGGTGTTCCTGGAGCACGTGCTGTGCTCGTTCAGCGGTTACGTACCGGACCTGGCGGCCCTGGAGCGCGCCACGGAGAAGCTGGTCATCGGTGTGGGGGAGGACTCCCGCACCCTGCTCACGGCGATTCCCGGTGTCCGGCTGACGGACCGGGCGATCGGCGGGCTCGTGGAGTTCCCCGGCGGTCACACCGGCTGCGTCGAGGACCCCGACGCGTTCGCCGCGCGGCTGCGGGCGGTGCTGCTCGACGAAACGCACCGCGGGGCGTAG
- a CDS encoding aldehyde dehydrogenase family protein: MSHQSAPHSLDILNPATAEVIAAVPATDVATVDAAVARAATAQRVWAAAAPADRARLLRRFAAVVDEHIEELALLEVREAGHTIGNARWEAGNVRDLLDYCAGGVERLLGRQIPVAGGIDFTLLEPLGVIGVIAPWNFPMPIAAWGAAPALAAGNAVLLKPAETTPLTALRLAELALEAGLPGGLFQVLPGEGPVAGAALVDHPGVAKIVFTGSTRTGKHIMTRCAERVKRLTLELGGKSPNVVFADADLEAAAAAAPMSFLDNAGQDCCARTRILVERSAYDRFLDLLAPAVAAVVVGDPSDEKTQMGPLISAVQQERVSAFVDVLPDGVRTILGSAPDGPGFWYPPTVLAGVSPDASVAVDEVFGPVAVVLPFDDEADAVRLANATEYGLAGSVWTRDVARALRVGQGLRAGNLSVNSHSSVRYATPFGGYKQSGLGRELGPDALAAFTETKNVFISTEA, from the coding sequence GTGTCCCATCAGTCCGCACCCCACAGCCTGGACATCCTGAACCCGGCCACCGCCGAGGTCATCGCCGCCGTCCCGGCCACCGACGTCGCCACCGTCGACGCGGCCGTCGCCCGTGCCGCCACCGCCCAGCGCGTCTGGGCCGCGGCGGCACCCGCCGACCGGGCCCGGCTGCTCCGCCGGTTCGCCGCCGTCGTCGACGAACACATCGAGGAACTGGCCCTGCTGGAGGTCCGCGAGGCCGGTCACACCATCGGCAACGCCCGCTGGGAGGCGGGCAATGTGCGCGACCTCCTCGACTACTGCGCGGGCGGCGTCGAACGCCTGCTCGGCCGGCAGATCCCGGTCGCCGGCGGCATCGACTTCACCCTCCTGGAACCACTCGGCGTCATCGGGGTCATCGCCCCCTGGAACTTCCCGATGCCGATCGCCGCCTGGGGTGCGGCCCCGGCACTCGCCGCCGGCAACGCCGTCCTGCTCAAACCCGCCGAGACCACACCACTGACCGCGCTGCGCCTGGCGGAACTGGCCCTGGAGGCCGGGCTGCCCGGCGGACTGTTCCAGGTGCTGCCGGGCGAAGGACCGGTGGCGGGCGCCGCCCTGGTGGACCACCCCGGCGTGGCCAAGATCGTCTTCACCGGCTCCACCCGGACCGGCAAGCACATCATGACCCGCTGCGCCGAACGCGTGAAGCGCCTGACCCTGGAACTCGGCGGCAAGAGCCCGAACGTGGTCTTCGCCGACGCCGACCTGGAGGCCGCGGCGGCCGCCGCTCCGATGTCCTTCCTGGACAACGCCGGCCAGGACTGCTGCGCCCGGACCCGCATCCTGGTCGAGCGCTCGGCCTACGACCGCTTCCTCGATCTGCTGGCACCGGCCGTCGCCGCGGTGGTGGTCGGTGACCCGTCGGACGAGAAGACCCAGATGGGTCCGCTGATCTCGGCCGTCCAGCAGGAGCGCGTGAGCGCGTTCGTGGACGTCCTGCCCGACGGCGTACGGACCATCCTCGGCTCGGCGCCGGACGGCCCGGGGTTCTGGTACCCGCCGACCGTTCTCGCCGGGGTGTCGCCGGACGCCTCGGTGGCCGTCGACGAGGTCTTCGGGCCGGTCGCCGTGGTGCTGCCCTTCGACGACGAGGCGGACGCCGTACGGCTGGCGAACGCGACGGAGTACGGGCTGGCCGGATCGGTCTGGACGCGTGACGTGGCCCGTGCCCTGCGGGTCGGCCAGGGCCTGCGGGCCGGAAACCTCTCGGTCAACTCGCACTCCAGCGTCCGCTACGCCACCCCCTTCGGCGGCTACAAACAGTCCGGACTGGGCCGCGAGCTCGGCCCCGACGCACTCGCCGCCTTCACCGAAACCAAGAACGTCTTCATCAGCACGGAGGCCTGA
- a CDS encoding 3-oxoacyl-ACP reductase, translating into MTDTTAVCRRLVGRTAVVTGAGSGIGLATVRRLAAEGAHVVCADVDEESGKAAAEEVDGLFVRTDVTDAEQVEALFKAAFDTYGSVDIAFNNAGISPPEDDSILETGLDAWRRVQEVNLTSVYLCCKAAIPYMCRQGKGSIINTASFVARMGAATSQISYTASKGGVLAMSRELGVQFAREGIRVNALCPGPVNTPLLQELFAKDPERAARRLVHIPVGRFAEPTEMAAAVAFLASDDSSFVNATDFLVDGGLTGAYVTPL; encoded by the coding sequence ATGACCGACACCACCGCAGTCTGCCGCCGCCTGGTCGGCCGCACCGCCGTAGTCACCGGAGCCGGCAGCGGCATCGGACTGGCCACCGTCCGGCGGTTGGCCGCCGAGGGCGCGCACGTCGTCTGCGCCGATGTGGACGAGGAGAGCGGCAAGGCCGCCGCCGAGGAGGTCGACGGCCTCTTCGTACGCACCGACGTCACGGACGCCGAGCAGGTGGAGGCGTTGTTCAAGGCCGCGTTCGACACGTACGGCTCGGTCGACATCGCCTTCAACAACGCGGGGATCTCGCCGCCCGAGGACGACTCCATCCTGGAGACCGGCCTCGACGCCTGGCGCCGGGTGCAGGAGGTCAACCTCACCTCCGTCTACCTGTGCTGCAAGGCCGCCATCCCGTACATGTGCCGCCAGGGCAAGGGCTCCATCATCAACACGGCCTCGTTCGTGGCCCGGATGGGCGCCGCCACCTCGCAGATCTCCTACACCGCCTCCAAGGGCGGCGTCCTGGCCATGTCGCGCGAACTCGGTGTGCAGTTCGCGCGGGAGGGCATCCGGGTCAACGCGCTGTGCCCCGGGCCGGTCAACACCCCGCTGCTCCAGGAGTTGTTCGCCAAGGACCCGGAGCGGGCCGCGCGCAGGCTGGTGCACATCCCGGTCGGCCGGTTCGCCGAGCCCACCGAGATGGCCGCCGCCGTGGCCTTCCTGGCCAGCGACGACTCCTCCTTCGTCAACGCCACCGACTTCCTGGTCGACGGCGGGCTCACCGGCGCCTACGTCACGCCGCTCTAG
- the eat gene encoding ethanolamine permease, with protein sequence MAQGTDTPTSPPGDTAGAATGTDEYLHRRTLRRGSAGWLLLTGLGVAYVVSGDYSGWNIGLSKGGFGGLAAATVLMGLMYACLVFALAELSAILPTAGGGYGFARRALGTWGGFLTGTAILIEYILAPAAISLFIGDYVQSLGLFGLTSGWPVYLACFTVFIGIHLWGVGEALRFSLIVTAVAVAALLIFAIGAFTDFDADRLNDIPVDTGALGSSSWLPFGLLGIWAAFPFGMWFFLGVEGVPLAAEEAKDPVRSMPRALAISLTVLVGLAVLTFLSATGAQGAKAIQEAGNPLVVALEGEGGPTGLSRFVNYAGLAGLVASFFSLIFAGSRQLFALSRAGYLPRFLSLTNRRKSPYLGLLIPGAIGFTLAAWIGNGGRMLNVAVFGATISYALMALSHIVLRRREPHLERPYRTPGGALTSSVAFVLACSALVATFLVDRNAAFIALGVYAVALAYFAFYSRHRLVASAPEEEFAALAAAEAELSRD encoded by the coding sequence ATGGCCCAGGGAACCGACACCCCCACCAGCCCACCCGGCGACACGGCCGGCGCGGCGACCGGAACGGACGAGTACCTGCACCGCCGCACCCTGCGCCGGGGCAGCGCGGGCTGGCTCCTGCTGACCGGACTCGGCGTCGCCTATGTCGTGTCCGGCGACTACTCCGGCTGGAACATCGGCCTCTCCAAGGGTGGCTTCGGCGGACTCGCCGCGGCCACCGTGCTGATGGGCCTGATGTACGCGTGCCTGGTCTTCGCGCTGGCGGAACTCTCCGCCATCCTGCCCACCGCCGGTGGCGGCTACGGCTTCGCACGCCGCGCCCTGGGCACCTGGGGCGGCTTCCTGACCGGTACGGCCATCCTCATCGAGTACATCCTCGCCCCCGCCGCCATCTCGCTGTTCATCGGTGACTACGTCCAGTCCCTCGGCCTGTTCGGGCTCACCTCCGGCTGGCCCGTCTACCTCGCGTGCTTCACCGTCTTCATCGGGATCCACCTCTGGGGCGTCGGCGAGGCGCTGCGGTTCAGCCTGATCGTGACCGCCGTCGCCGTGGCCGCTCTGCTGATCTTCGCCATCGGCGCGTTCACCGACTTCGACGCGGACCGGCTCAACGACATCCCGGTGGACACCGGCGCACTCGGCTCCTCGTCCTGGCTGCCCTTCGGGCTGCTCGGCATCTGGGCCGCCTTCCCCTTCGGCATGTGGTTCTTCCTGGGCGTCGAGGGCGTGCCGCTCGCCGCCGAGGAGGCCAAGGACCCGGTCAGGTCGATGCCGAGGGCGCTGGCCATCTCTCTGACCGTGCTGGTGGGGCTGGCGGTGCTCACCTTCCTCTCCGCCACCGGCGCACAGGGCGCGAAGGCCATCCAGGAAGCGGGCAACCCCCTTGTGGTCGCGCTGGAGGGCGAGGGCGGTCCCACCGGCCTGAGCCGCTTCGTCAACTACGCCGGCCTGGCGGGCCTGGTGGCCTCGTTCTTCTCGCTGATCTTCGCCGGCTCCCGCCAGCTGTTCGCGCTCTCCCGGGCCGGCTACCTGCCGCGCTTCCTCTCGCTGACCAACCGCCGCAAGTCCCCCTACCTCGGCCTGCTGATCCCCGGCGCGATCGGCTTCACGCTGGCCGCCTGGATCGGCAACGGCGGCCGGATGCTGAACGTCGCCGTATTCGGCGCCACCATCAGCTACGCGTTGATGGCGCTCTCCCACATCGTGCTGCGCCGCCGCGAACCGCACCTCGAACGGCCCTACCGCACGCCCGGCGGCGCGCTCACCTCGTCCGTGGCGTTCGTGCTGGCATGCTCGGCACTGGTGGCGACCTTCCTGGTGGACCGGAACGCGGCGTTCATCGCTCTCGGCGTGTACGCGGTGGCACTGGCCTACTTCGCCTTCTACAGCCGCCACCGCCTTGTCGCGAGCGCTCCGGAGGAGGAGTTCGCCGCCCTGGCGGCGGCCGAGGCCGAACTGTCGCGGGACTGA
- a CDS encoding glutamine synthetase family protein, with product MADRTPPLAVEELRSLVASGSIDTVVLAFPDMQGRLQGKRFAAGFFLAEVLEHGTEGCNYLLAVDTDMNTVDGYAMSSWERGYGDFAMLPDLATLRLLPWHEGTALLVADLAWNDGSPVVAAPRQVLRRQLDRLAGLGYRAQVGTELEFIVFKDSYEQAWDRGYRGLTPANQYNIDYSILGTGRVEPLLRRIRNEMQAAGLTVESAKGECNLGQHEIAFRYDEALVTCDQHAVYKTGAKEIAAQEGVSLTFMAKYDEREGNSCHIHLSLTDDNGDNAMAGDGPDAMSDLMRHFLAGQLAALRDFSLLYAPNINSYKRFQPGSFAPTAVAWGHDNRTCSLRVVGHGRSRRFENRLPGGDVNPYLATAGLVAAGLYGVEHELALPEACTGNAYTSEYEQVPTTLREAADLWEASPIAKEAFGEEVVAHYLNMARVELAAYDAAVTDWELRRSFERL from the coding sequence GTGGCAGACCGCACACCCCCGCTCGCCGTCGAGGAGCTGCGCTCACTCGTCGCGAGCGGGTCCATCGACACCGTCGTCCTGGCCTTTCCCGATATGCAGGGCCGACTCCAGGGCAAGCGGTTCGCCGCCGGGTTCTTCCTCGCCGAGGTTCTGGAGCACGGTACCGAGGGCTGCAACTATCTGTTGGCCGTCGACACCGACATGAACACCGTCGACGGCTATGCAATGTCCTCCTGGGAGCGCGGCTACGGCGACTTCGCCATGCTCCCGGACCTCGCCACCCTGCGGCTCCTGCCCTGGCACGAGGGCACCGCGCTGCTCGTCGCCGATCTCGCCTGGAACGACGGCAGCCCGGTCGTCGCCGCACCGCGCCAGGTCCTGCGCCGGCAGCTGGACCGGCTGGCCGGCCTCGGCTACCGGGCCCAGGTGGGCACGGAGCTGGAGTTCATCGTCTTCAAGGACAGTTACGAGCAGGCCTGGGACCGCGGCTACCGCGGGCTGACCCCGGCCAATCAGTACAACATCGACTACTCCATCCTCGGCACCGGCCGCGTCGAACCCCTGCTGCGCCGCATCCGCAACGAGATGCAGGCGGCCGGGCTGACCGTCGAGTCGGCCAAGGGCGAGTGCAATCTCGGCCAGCACGAGATCGCCTTCCGCTACGACGAGGCGCTGGTCACCTGCGACCAGCACGCGGTCTACAAGACGGGCGCCAAGGAGATCGCCGCGCAGGAGGGCGTCTCGCTCACCTTCATGGCCAAGTACGACGAGCGCGAAGGCAACTCCTGCCACATCCACCTCTCGCTCACCGACGACAACGGTGACAACGCGATGGCGGGTGACGGCCCGGACGCCATGTCCGACCTGATGCGGCACTTCCTCGCCGGACAGCTCGCCGCCCTGCGCGACTTCTCCCTGCTGTACGCGCCGAACATCAACTCCTACAAGCGGTTCCAGCCCGGCTCCTTCGCGCCGACCGCCGTCGCCTGGGGCCACGACAACCGCACCTGCTCCCTGCGCGTGGTCGGTCACGGCCGCTCCCGCCGCTTCGAGAACCGGCTGCCCGGCGGCGACGTCAATCCGTATCTCGCCACCGCCGGACTGGTCGCCGCGGGGCTGTACGGCGTCGAGCACGAGCTGGCGCTGCCGGAGGCCTGCACAGGCAACGCCTACACCTCCGAGTACGAGCAGGTGCCGACCACCCTGCGCGAGGCAGCAGACCTGTGGGAGGCCAGCCCCATCGCCAAGGAGGCGTTCGGCGAGGAGGTCGTCGCGCACTATCTGAACATGGCGCGTGTCGAACTCGCCGCCTACGACGCCGCCGTGACCGACTGGGAGCTGCGACGCTCCTTCGAGCGCCTGTGA